A genomic segment from Barrientosiimonas humi encodes:
- a CDS encoding PaaI family thioesterase, translated as MTDPSATLGDALDLETMNSFNKGTLAEKMGIEIVEVAPGKVVARMPVEGNTQPYGLLHGGAHVVLAETVGSIAAAIAAGEGRAAMGLDINSTHHRGVRSGFVTATATALSEGRSVAAYEIAIVDDEGRRVNTSRLTCILRDAPTRAS; from the coding sequence ATGACCGACCCCAGCGCCACGCTCGGCGACGCGCTCGACCTCGAGACCATGAACTCGTTCAACAAGGGCACGCTCGCCGAGAAGATGGGGATCGAGATCGTCGAGGTCGCCCCCGGCAAGGTCGTCGCCCGGATGCCCGTCGAGGGCAACACCCAGCCCTACGGCCTGCTGCACGGCGGCGCGCACGTGGTGCTCGCCGAGACGGTCGGCTCGATCGCCGCCGCGATCGCCGCCGGCGAGGGCCGCGCGGCCATGGGCCTGGACATCAACTCCACGCACCACCGCGGGGTCCGCTCGGGGTTCGTCACCGCCACGGCGACCGCGCTGTCGGAGGGGCGCTCGGTTGCGGCGTACGAGATCGCGATCGTCGACGACGAGGGTCGCCGGGTCAACACCTCGCGCCTGACCTGCATCCTGCGCGACGCCCCGACCAGGGCCAGCTGA
- a CDS encoding ABC transporter ATP-binding protein, which yields MSPMLEVSDLTVAYGKIAAVKGISFAVEEGQVVTLIGTNGAGKTTTLRTISGLIRPESGSISFQGKRIDDVPAHEIVSLGLAQSPEGRRIFPRMSVEENLHLGAFARNDHKAVAEDLEEAFELFPILRERRKQPAGTFSGGEQQMLAMGRAMMSRPKLLMLDEPSMGLSPLMMQKIMKTVRTLQRRGTTILLVEQNAQAALKLADWGYVLEVGSIVLDGPGRELMTNDAVRKAYLGED from the coding sequence GTGAGCCCGATGCTGGAGGTCTCCGACCTCACCGTCGCCTACGGCAAGATCGCCGCGGTCAAGGGCATCTCGTTCGCCGTCGAGGAGGGGCAGGTCGTCACCCTCATCGGCACCAACGGCGCGGGCAAGACCACCACGCTGCGCACGATCTCGGGGCTGATCCGCCCCGAGAGCGGCTCGATCTCCTTCCAGGGCAAGCGGATCGACGACGTGCCCGCTCACGAGATCGTGAGTCTCGGCCTGGCGCAGTCGCCCGAGGGGCGGCGCATCTTCCCGCGGATGAGCGTGGAGGAGAACCTGCACCTGGGGGCCTTCGCGCGCAACGACCACAAGGCGGTCGCCGAGGACCTGGAGGAGGCGTTCGAGCTCTTCCCGATCCTGCGCGAACGGCGCAAGCAGCCGGCCGGCACCTTCTCCGGCGGCGAGCAGCAGATGCTGGCGATGGGCCGGGCGATGATGAGCCGCCCCAAGCTGCTGATGCTCGACGAGCCCTCGATGGGTCTGTCGCCCCTGATGATGCAGAAGATCATGAAGACCGTGCGCACCCTGCAGCGGCGCGGCACCACGATCCTGCTGGTCGAGCAGAACGCCCAGGCGGCGCTGAAGCTCGCCGACTGGGGCTACGTCCTCGAGGTGGGCTCGATCGTGCTCGACGGGCCCGGGCGAGAGCTGATGACCAACGACGCGGTGCGCAAGGCGTACCTCGGCGAGGACTGA
- a CDS encoding ABC transporter ATP-binding protein — MTATTEPTYGAPGDGTSGELILDASGVVMRFGGLVAVGGVDLQVHQGEIVGLIGPNGAGKTTFFNCLTGMYRPTEGTVRFEGQVLPPKPGKVVRAGMARTFQNIRLFGNMTALENVMVGRYCRTSSGALTSILRGPKFRREEEETRARAQQLLEFVGLGRQAAHLARNMSYGDQRRLEIARALATDPKLLLLDEPTAGMNPLETQQAMELIFKIRDQGLAVVVIEHDMRFIFNLCDRVLCLVQGKTLIEGTPEQVQSDPRVIEAYIGTGDGTEDDEEMDEIVREDEADLRRDDETGTDPREQRP, encoded by the coding sequence ATGACCGCCACGACCGAACCGACGTACGGCGCACCCGGCGACGGCACGAGCGGCGAGCTGATCCTCGACGCGTCCGGCGTGGTCATGCGGTTCGGCGGCCTGGTGGCCGTCGGCGGCGTCGACCTGCAGGTGCACCAGGGCGAGATCGTCGGGCTGATCGGGCCCAACGGCGCCGGGAAGACGACGTTCTTCAACTGCCTGACCGGGATGTACCGGCCCACCGAGGGAACGGTGCGTTTCGAGGGGCAGGTGCTGCCGCCCAAGCCCGGCAAGGTGGTGCGCGCCGGGATGGCCCGCACGTTCCAGAACATCCGGCTCTTCGGCAACATGACGGCGCTGGAGAACGTCATGGTCGGCCGCTACTGCCGTACGTCCTCGGGCGCGCTCACCTCGATCCTGCGCGGGCCGAAGTTCCGGCGCGAGGAGGAGGAGACACGGGCGCGCGCCCAGCAGCTGCTGGAGTTCGTCGGCCTCGGCCGGCAGGCGGCGCACCTGGCGCGCAACATGTCCTACGGCGACCAGCGCCGCCTCGAGATCGCCCGCGCGCTCGCGACCGACCCCAAGCTGCTGCTGCTGGACGAGCCGACCGCGGGCATGAACCCGCTGGAGACCCAGCAGGCGATGGAGCTGATCTTCAAGATCCGCGACCAGGGGCTGGCCGTCGTCGTCATCGAGCACGACATGCGGTTCATCTTCAACCTGTGCGACCGGGTGCTGTGCCTGGTGCAGGGCAAGACGCTGATCGAGGGGACCCCCGAGCAGGTGCAGTCCGACCCGCGGGTGATCGAGGCGTACATCGGCACCGGCGACGGCACCGAGGACGACGAGGAGATGGACGAGATCGTGCGCGAGGACGAGGCCGACCTGCGCCGCGACGACGAGACCGGCACCGACCCGAGGGAGCAGCGCCCGTGA
- a CDS encoding GNAT family N-acetyltransferase: MTVDQEQRLAPLWVAARTAAGQSADWADRAVREGRVRSALEREDVRVYLAERDGQPVGFAAVTASPLSGLGEESAVWIDQIYVTPGSRRRGVAKELLAAVATYADLRGVGQVTSCVPAGEKHTNRYFARLGFAAQVTVRSTPTRALHRRLGDDEQTSTTEEIVRRRRSLRERARHGLRHPEIEPETGA; encoded by the coding sequence GTGACCGTCGACCAGGAGCAGCGTCTGGCGCCGTTGTGGGTCGCCGCCCGCACCGCCGCGGGGCAGTCGGCCGACTGGGCCGACCGGGCCGTGCGCGAGGGCCGGGTCCGGTCCGCGCTGGAGCGCGAGGACGTGCGCGTCTACCTCGCCGAGCGCGACGGCCAGCCCGTCGGCTTCGCCGCCGTCACAGCCAGCCCGCTCAGCGGGCTCGGTGAGGAGAGCGCGGTCTGGATCGACCAGATCTACGTCACCCCCGGCTCGCGCCGGCGCGGCGTCGCCAAGGAGCTGCTCGCGGCCGTCGCGACGTACGCCGACCTGCGCGGGGTCGGGCAGGTCACCAGCTGCGTGCCGGCGGGGGAGAAGCACACCAACCGCTACTTCGCCCGGCTCGGGTTCGCGGCCCAGGTGACCGTGCGGTCCACGCCCACGCGGGCGCTGCACCGACGGCTGGGCGACGACGAGCAGACCTCGACGACCGAGGAGATCGTGCGCCGCCGACGCTCGCTGCGCGAGCGGGCCCGGCACGGCCTGCGCCACCCGGAGATCGAGCCCGAGACCGGCGCCTGA